A region of Roseobacter litoralis Och 149 DNA encodes the following proteins:
- a CDS encoding sugar phosphate isomerase/epimerase family protein, with protein sequence MLLWTTSVGQGHKALLADIKKTGYDGVEIPIFSGTPDDYAETGKMLDDLGLGRTGISVVPTLEMNPLSDDAEARKAAVDYLKWCVDCTAALGADAIGGPLHQTLGHFTGAGPTEAEFDRAREVHRQVGDHASANGVTIALEAVNRFETYFANTMDDLCAYTTSVDHPAIKTMYDTFHANLEERDPIDAFTRNADNIVHVHISENDRGVPGRGHIPFAETFAAIKASGYDRWLTIEAFGRGLPELAAATRVWRDFAESPEAYYRDGYRCIREGWDAA encoded by the coding sequence ATGTTGCTTTGGACAACCTCGGTGGGGCAGGGGCACAAGGCGCTTCTCGCTGATATCAAGAAAACCGGCTATGACGGGGTGGAAATCCCCATCTTTTCAGGAACGCCTGACGACTACGCCGAAACCGGTAAGATGCTGGATGATCTGGGGCTGGGACGCACCGGAATTTCGGTTGTGCCAACGCTGGAGATGAACCCGCTCAGCGACGATGCTGAGGCGCGCAAGGCGGCTGTGGACTACCTCAAGTGGTGCGTTGATTGCACGGCGGCGCTGGGGGCGGATGCGATTGGGGGACCTTTGCACCAGACGCTGGGGCATTTCACTGGCGCGGGACCGACCGAGGCAGAATTTGACCGGGCGCGCGAGGTCCACCGGCAGGTTGGTGATCATGCCAGCGCCAATGGCGTCACAATCGCACTGGAAGCGGTGAACCGGTTTGAGACCTATTTTGCCAATACGATGGACGATCTGTGCGCCTATACCACATCGGTAGATCACCCCGCGATCAAGACGATGTACGACACCTTCCACGCCAATCTGGAAGAGCGTGACCCGATTGATGCGTTTACGCGCAATGCCGACAATATCGTACATGTGCATATTTCCGAGAACGATCGCGGCGTGCCGGGGCGTGGGCATATCCCCTTTGCTGAGACGTTCGCGGCGATCAAGGCGTCGGGCTATGATCGTTGGCTGACGATCGAAGCCTTTGGGCGCGGCTTGCCCGAACTTGCGGCGGCAACGCGTGTATGGCGTGATTTTGCGGAAAGCCCCGAGGCATATTATCGCGATGGTTATCGCTGTATCAGAGAAGGATGGGACGCAGCATGA
- a CDS encoding SDR family NAD(P)-dependent oxidoreductase codes for MMDFSGQVAVITGGAQGIGRAVCEVLLKRGARIIIWDADEALASQAASELGGDSSAIGVDISSWDSVCAARDATLATAGRIDVVVNSAGVAGMNATVEDYPVEEFAKIVAINLLGTFHVNKAVVPSMRDAKYGRIVNIASVAGKEGNPNASAYSASKAGVIGFTKSLGKELADLDIAVNCVTPAAARTRIFDQMSQEHIDYMLSKIPRARFLEVTEAAEMIAWLASRENSFTTAGVFDLSGGRATY; via the coding sequence ATGATGGATTTTTCAGGACAGGTTGCTGTAATCACGGGTGGCGCGCAGGGAATTGGCCGCGCAGTCTGTGAGGTATTGCTCAAGAGAGGCGCGCGGATCATCATTTGGGATGCGGATGAAGCGCTGGCCAGTCAGGCGGCCTCTGAGTTGGGTGGCGACAGCTCTGCCATCGGCGTCGATATCTCCAGTTGGGATAGTGTGTGCGCGGCGCGCGATGCAACACTGGCCACTGCAGGGCGCATTGATGTCGTGGTTAATTCCGCTGGCGTCGCGGGGATGAATGCTACGGTCGAAGATTATCCGGTGGAAGAATTCGCCAAGATCGTGGCGATCAACCTGCTGGGTACATTCCACGTCAATAAAGCGGTTGTACCCTCCATGCGGGACGCGAAATACGGGCGGATTGTCAACATTGCGTCGGTCGCAGGCAAGGAGGGGAACCCCAACGCCTCCGCCTATTCAGCGTCAAAAGCTGGTGTGATCGGTTTTACCAAATCGCTCGGTAAAGAGCTGGCAGACCTTGATATCGCAGTGAACTGCGTCACACCTGCGGCTGCGCGCACCCGTATATTTGACCAGATGAGCCAAGAGCATATTGACTACATGCTGTCGAAAATCCCGCGCGCACGATTTCTTGAAGTCACTGAGGCTGCCGAAATGATCGCTTGGCTTGCGTCGCGGGAAAACAGTTTCACGACTGCCGGCGTATTCGATTTGTCCGGCGGGCGCGCGACCTATTAA
- a CDS encoding LLM class flavin-dependent oxidoreductase, with the protein MNDRMRFGIFLAPFHKPGINPTLALEQDLELVQWLDRCDYDEVWFGEHHSAGSEISASPEIMIASAAPRTRRIKLGTGVVSVSYHNPLWVAEKIVQLDHLTRGRVMLGLGPGSLPTDAAMIGLSQKDTRGLLADGLDIITRLLRSDEPVNFENDRWTLKDARLHLRPYSNFDLATAAVASPTGPKLAGKYGTGLISIGATTAAGFDALALHWDVIEEEARHHKQQVDRSKWRLVGLCHIAETAEQARRDVEYGIEHWFNYFQEIAAFPQMSMPGQNAKEMIDFINDSGFGAIGTPEMCKAQIDRLWKQSNGGFGAYLMLAHNWANFDATRKSYELIAREVFPHFQGQHLSTMNAAVRAQKMRPELAAVHAKAVETAQEIYSAEKDSRGAKAAEPAE; encoded by the coding sequence ATGAACGACCGTATGCGTTTTGGAATTTTTCTGGCACCGTTTCACAAGCCGGGTATCAATCCGACATTGGCACTGGAGCAAGACCTCGAACTGGTGCAATGGCTGGATCGATGCGACTATGACGAAGTCTGGTTTGGCGAACACCATTCCGCCGGATCCGAGATTTCCGCCAGCCCTGAAATAATGATCGCCAGTGCTGCGCCACGTACGCGCCGGATCAAACTGGGCACCGGCGTTGTCTCCGTCAGCTATCACAACCCGCTATGGGTCGCAGAAAAGATCGTGCAACTGGATCACCTGACCCGCGGCCGTGTCATGCTGGGCCTTGGGCCCGGCTCCTTGCCGACCGACGCCGCCATGATCGGCCTGAGCCAGAAGGACACCCGTGGTTTGCTGGCAGATGGGCTGGACATCATCACGCGTCTGTTGCGCTCTGACGAACCGGTGAATTTTGAGAACGATCGCTGGACGTTGAAAGATGCGCGTCTGCACCTGCGTCCCTATTCCAACTTTGATCTGGCCACTGCCGCCGTTGCCTCACCGACTGGGCCAAAACTGGCCGGAAAGTATGGGACCGGTTTGATTTCCATCGGCGCGACAACGGCCGCCGGATTTGATGCCCTCGCCCTGCATTGGGACGTGATCGAGGAAGAGGCGCGACACCATAAGCAACAGGTAGACCGCTCAAAATGGCGGCTTGTCGGCCTGTGTCATATCGCGGAAACTGCCGAACAGGCGCGCCGCGATGTGGAATACGGGATTGAACACTGGTTCAATTACTTTCAGGAAATCGCCGCCTTCCCGCAGATGTCCATGCCGGGCCAGAACGCCAAGGAGATGATTGATTTCATCAATGACAGCGGGTTCGGCGCAATCGGCACGCCAGAGATGTGCAAGGCGCAAATCGACCGGTTGTGGAAGCAATCTAATGGCGGGTTTGGCGCTTATCTGATGCTCGCGCACAATTGGGCGAATTTTGATGCCACGCGCAAAAGCTACGAGTTGATCGCCCGTGAAGTCTTCCCGCACTTTCAGGGCCAGCATCTGTCCACAATGAATGCCGCCGTGCGGGCCCAAAAGATGCGCCCCGAACTGGCAGCGGTTCATGCCAAAGCCGTCGAAACCGCGCAGGAGATTTACTCGGCAGAGAAAGACAGCCGCGGCGCAAAAGCAGCCGAACCGGCGGAATAA
- a CDS encoding alpha/beta hydrolase family protein — MKRIALLSLLSLSHACAAAADMLPGYDRFDLSAAHRATPVAASIWYPAANPTYRAPVGDGPIFEPSFAFVGAAVADGQHPLVLLSHGSGGNAQTLGWLASGLVDRGAMVLAVNHPGSTSGDSSPRRSVDLEARASDLSAALDMILADPAFARHVDLDRIRTVGFSLGGATSLGLAGVRFIGAQQDENCATGPDAADCTFFQLGGVRFADYPGFDADTRDERISRAVIIDPGFGGSADPASLNTALPGITLINLGDADRLGAADVGPEGNNLANRLPDARYVEIAPANHFTFLSTCKPGATGMLEEEGEDPICSDPAGTDRKATHARLIDAVATGLGL; from the coding sequence ATGAAACGTATTGCTCTCTTGTCGCTTCTATCCTTGTCACACGCATGTGCCGCTGCGGCGGATATGCTGCCCGGATATGACCGGTTCGATCTGTCCGCAGCCCATCGCGCCACCCCGGTCGCGGCGTCAATCTGGTATCCGGCGGCCAATCCGACCTACCGGGCCCCCGTCGGCGACGGCCCGATTTTCGAGCCGAGCTTTGCCTTTGTCGGCGCTGCGGTTGCGGATGGCCAACACCCGCTTGTCCTGCTGTCGCACGGGTCGGGCGGCAATGCGCAAACATTGGGCTGGCTGGCAAGCGGTCTGGTGGATCGCGGGGCGATGGTGCTTGCGGTCAATCATCCCGGCTCCACCAGTGGCGACAGTTCACCGCGCCGCTCGGTCGATCTTGAAGCGCGGGCGTCCGATCTGTCGGCGGCACTGGACATGATCCTTGCGGACCCTGCCTTCGCGCGCCATGTCGACCTGGACAGGATCAGAACCGTTGGTTTCTCGCTTGGGGGTGCGACATCGCTTGGGCTGGCCGGGGTGCGATTCATCGGCGCACAACAGGATGAAAACTGCGCAACAGGTCCTGATGCCGCCGATTGCACCTTTTTCCAGCTTGGGGGTGTGCGGTTTGCCGACTATCCCGGCTTTGACGCGGACACCCGCGATGAGCGCATCAGCCGCGCCGTGATCATCGACCCGGGGTTTGGTGGTTCCGCGGATCCCGCAAGTCTGAACACCGCCCTGCCCGGTATCACGCTGATCAATCTTGGCGATGCAGATCGTCTGGGCGCTGCCGATGTGGGACCAGAGGGAAATAACCTCGCCAATCGGTTGCCAGATGCCCGCTATGTCGAGATTGCCCCGGCCAATCATTTCACCTTTCTGAGCACCTGCAAACCCGGGGCGACAGGCATGCTGGAAGAAGAGGGAGAAGACCCGATCTGCTCTGACCCGGCAGGGACTGATCGTAAAGCAACCCATGCGCGTTTGATTGACGCTGTTGCGACCGGGCTTGGATTATAG
- a CDS encoding helix-turn-helix domain-containing protein: MNVVALMRQIAPKPRPISGIEVATIRISDRRGGMPMLPIPAFVALVLAYLAGRTFLSGGRKVLVFFMAACAVQSFLVALVGGYNVEWLRPVLPVTAAAIPPLAWITFQDALVRRLSLRNLSLHAVAPAFALFCRVFAPETLDAVVPVIFVAYGAAILWRISMFSDMPLARLEAGETPGVIWKVLGWALIGSALSDVLIALAFMTGNDSWTGWMITASSSLAMLLLGLLSCSPAASGAENDEHEARAAPSHESIAEDDEILARLESFLSREPLHLDPNLNLTRLARRLHLPEKRLSAAVNRATGSNVSRYVNAWRIRHACHLIEAGSSVTDAMLGSGFNTKSNFNREFRRVTGVAPSAWRRGADRASNVAEISGSRKSM; encoded by the coding sequence ATGAACGTTGTTGCCCTGATGCGCCAGATAGCGCCCAAGCCGCGTCCTATATCCGGGATAGAGGTCGCCACGATCCGGATTTCGGATAGAAGGGGGGGTATGCCGATGTTGCCGATACCTGCCTTCGTGGCCCTTGTGCTCGCTTATCTCGCCGGGCGTACGTTCCTATCCGGGGGCAGGAAGGTGCTGGTTTTCTTTATGGCCGCCTGTGCCGTGCAATCCTTTCTCGTGGCGCTGGTCGGTGGGTATAACGTGGAATGGCTGCGCCCGGTCCTGCCGGTAACTGCTGCGGCGATCCCGCCACTGGCATGGATCACGTTTCAGGATGCTCTGGTCCGCCGCCTGTCATTGCGCAATCTGTCTCTGCATGCGGTGGCCCCGGCCTTTGCGCTGTTCTGTCGCGTCTTTGCGCCCGAGACGTTGGACGCTGTCGTTCCCGTGATCTTCGTGGCTTATGGGGCGGCAATCCTGTGGCGCATTAGCATGTTTTCCGACATGCCGCTGGCACGCCTTGAAGCCGGAGAGACGCCCGGCGTGATCTGGAAAGTGCTGGGCTGGGCACTGATTGGCTCGGCCCTCAGCGATGTTCTGATCGCGCTGGCTTTCATGACCGGTAACGACAGCTGGACGGGCTGGATGATCACCGCCTCGTCATCGCTTGCGATGCTGTTGCTGGGATTGCTCAGCTGCAGCCCGGCGGCATCTGGTGCGGAGAACGATGAACATGAGGCCCGCGCTGCGCCCTCGCACGAATCTATCGCTGAGGATGATGAAATCCTCGCGCGCCTCGAAAGCTTTTTGTCGCGTGAGCCTTTGCATCTGGATCCTAACCTCAACCTGACACGCCTCGCGCGGCGGCTGCATTTGCCGGAGAAACGCCTGTCTGCGGCGGTCAATCGCGCGACAGGGTCCAATGTTTCCCGCTATGTGAATGCCTGGCGCATCCGGCACGCTTGTCATCTGATCGAAGCCGGATCATCCGTCACCGATGCGATGCTGGGGAGCGGATTCAACACCAAATCCAACTTTAATCGAGAGTTTCGCCGTGTAACCGGGGTGGCCCCATCTGCGTGGCGGCGCGGCGCGGACAGGGCGTCCAACGTGGCAGAGATATCTGGATCGCGGAAATCTATGTGA
- a CDS encoding dimethylsulfonioproprionate lyase family protein: protein MTRAGASKRVISDHLTNFMQAASAEVKQHDTEIARRMSAALSADQSQPPVLAPARVPACHILPELMSAPETDLMSLLAECSDTLHWREAGFGKLPAQAVQKLAVTELIGPDALFPNPDIRIGLLIQGDGFHYPKHHHAAEELYLILKGTAFWSVENKAHTPRAPGGFVHHKSHQPHSIVTVDEPMLALWGWVGDVDGSSYSV from the coding sequence ATGACGCGTGCCGGCGCATCCAAAAGGGTCATTTCTGACCACTTGACCAACTTCATGCAGGCGGCATCTGCCGAGGTGAAACAACATGACACGGAGATTGCACGGCGTATGAGTGCCGCACTGTCCGCTGATCAATCGCAACCACCCGTATTAGCCCCCGCAAGAGTACCGGCCTGTCACATATTGCCAGAGCTTATGTCAGCCCCCGAAACCGACCTGATGTCACTGTTGGCTGAATGCAGTGACACCTTGCACTGGCGCGAGGCGGGGTTTGGAAAACTACCCGCCCAAGCGGTGCAGAAACTGGCAGTCACCGAACTGATTGGGCCAGACGCATTGTTCCCGAACCCCGACATACGTATCGGCCTTTTGATACAGGGGGACGGCTTTCATTATCCCAAACACCATCACGCCGCAGAGGAGCTGTACCTGATCCTGAAAGGCACCGCCTTTTGGAGCGTCGAGAATAAAGCGCACACCCCCAGAGCACCCGGTGGCTTTGTGCATCACAAATCGCACCAGCCACATTCCATCGTGACGGTTGATGAACCCATGCTGGCCCTTTGGGGGTGGGTTGGTGATGTCGACGGGTCGTCGTACTCCGTCTGA
- a CDS encoding LysR family transcriptional regulator, with protein MEVFSALIDAGSVSRAAEKLNLTQPAVSIALSNFEAELGFRLFHRERGFFTPTTEAMLLHEEVTKGLQAISLVKQRAAGILSGQTGHISIATNGVLAFNFLPRVLASFQRDHPNIKTDIKVHSSRQIASWVAGHQIDIGLIDLPVPVAGLHAEIFNFECVCAVHKDDPLAALETIHPTSLAGRSVVSITGDHQIDRQLETLLADTNTLISRNATAYYFAIARKLVAAGDYVAILDPINGKADLQDDVVWRPFVPRIDNDLAVITAKGLPLGRTVLEMHTRIRTALKQLAL; from the coding sequence ATGGAAGTGTTTAGCGCTCTGATTGACGCCGGCTCCGTGTCCCGCGCGGCAGAAAAGCTCAACCTGACGCAGCCCGCGGTCAGCATCGCGCTCAGCAATTTCGAGGCAGAACTGGGGTTTCGCCTGTTTCACCGCGAACGTGGTTTTTTCACACCGACGACAGAAGCCATGCTGCTGCACGAAGAAGTCACGAAAGGTCTGCAAGCGATTTCGCTCGTGAAGCAACGCGCAGCGGGCATTCTTTCAGGTCAAACCGGGCACATCAGTATCGCCACGAACGGTGTGCTTGCTTTCAACTTTCTGCCCCGGGTGTTGGCATCCTTCCAACGCGACCATCCCAATATAAAGACGGATATAAAGGTTCATTCCTCACGCCAGATCGCCTCTTGGGTTGCGGGTCATCAAATCGACATCGGGCTGATCGACCTGCCCGTGCCGGTGGCCGGCCTGCATGCCGAGATCTTCAATTTCGAATGCGTCTGCGCGGTTCACAAAGACGACCCGCTGGCCGCACTTGAGACGATACACCCGACGTCTCTTGCCGGGCGGTCCGTGGTCAGCATTACCGGCGATCATCAGATTGACCGCCAACTTGAGACGCTTCTGGCTGATACCAACACCCTTATCTCACGCAATGCGACGGCCTATTATTTCGCGATCGCACGTAAACTTGTGGCAGCCGGTGACTACGTCGCCATTCTGGACCCGATAAACGGCAAGGCGGATTTGCAGGACGACGTCGTCTGGCGTCCTTTTGTGCCCCGTATTGATAATGACCTCGCCGTGATCACCGCAAAGGGGCTGCCGCTTGGCCGCACGGTTCTTGAAATGCATACACGTATCCGCACAGCCCTCAAGCAGCTGGCCCTATGA
- a CDS encoding NAD(P)/FAD-dependent oxidoreductase: MAVIEVFGKECKDSSFWLDDVPALPELPSVPLEDVDVAVVGSGYTGMHAAIETARAGRKTMVLDAQEPGWGCSTRNGGQISTSIKPSLEKLTAKYGATRARAIRKEGEAALEWIGDFVASEGLECDFLRSGRYHAAHTPAHYEEIARGAETLSRTEGIEAFAVPRHEQRSELGSDTYHGGVVFPRHASINPAKYHRGLLTLAQLAGVHVVGNCAVTVIKRDAVGFLLSTAKGQVRARDVIVATNGYTGGVTPWLQRRVIPIGSYVIATEPLPKALVRELFPTSRIASDTRKVVYYYRPSPDGTRVLFGGRVSANEADTAISGPKLFADMCRIFPQLAPYAITHSWSGQVAYTFDELAHTGVHEGVHYAMGYCGAGVSMASYLGKRLGQKVLGRPEGITAFDGLTHPTRPFYTGNPWFLPATVAWYRRQDRIESERAAASS, translated from the coding sequence ATGGCGGTGATCGAGGTGTTTGGAAAGGAGTGCAAGGACAGTTCATTCTGGCTGGACGACGTGCCTGCGCTGCCTGAATTACCGAGTGTTCCGCTGGAGGATGTCGATGTTGCCGTTGTCGGTTCCGGGTATACAGGCATGCATGCTGCGATCGAAACCGCAAGGGCCGGACGCAAGACAATGGTGTTGGATGCGCAAGAACCCGGCTGGGGGTGTAGCACCCGAAACGGGGGCCAGATCAGCACCAGTATCAAACCGTCCCTCGAAAAGCTGACGGCCAAATATGGGGCAACCCGTGCGCGTGCGATCCGCAAGGAGGGGGAGGCCGCGCTTGAATGGATCGGTGACTTTGTTGCCTCCGAAGGGCTCGAGTGTGATTTTCTGCGCAGCGGCAGGTATCACGCCGCACATACGCCTGCGCATTATGAAGAGATTGCGCGCGGTGCAGAAACCCTGAGCCGGACAGAAGGGATCGAAGCCTTTGCCGTGCCCCGTCACGAACAACGCAGCGAGCTTGGATCAGACACCTATCATGGCGGCGTGGTCTTTCCGCGTCATGCCTCGATCAACCCGGCGAAATACCATCGCGGTTTGCTGACATTGGCGCAATTGGCTGGGGTGCATGTCGTTGGCAACTGTGCGGTGACGGTCATCAAGCGAGACGCTGTTGGTTTTCTGCTCTCGACCGCCAAGGGGCAGGTGCGCGCGCGCGACGTGATCGTTGCGACCAATGGCTACACGGGCGGTGTGACGCCATGGTTGCAGCGCCGCGTCATTCCAATTGGCAGCTATGTGATCGCAACAGAACCTTTACCCAAGGCCCTTGTGCGTGAGCTTTTCCCAACGTCCCGGATTGCCAGCGACACGCGCAAAGTCGTCTATTACTATCGTCCGTCACCAGATGGAACGCGCGTGCTATTTGGGGGACGTGTATCGGCCAATGAGGCCGATACAGCGATCAGCGGTCCAAAGCTGTTTGCGGATATGTGTCGCATTTTTCCGCAGCTTGCGCCCTATGCCATCACCCATTCGTGGAGCGGGCAGGTTGCATATACTTTTGACGAACTTGCCCATACCGGCGTTCACGAGGGCGTGCATTATGCGATGGGCTACTGCGGAGCTGGCGTTTCAATGGCCAGCTATCTGGGCAAGCGACTGGGCCAAAAGGTCTTGGGCAGACCAGAAGGCATCACTGCCTTTGACGGGCTGACCCACCCGACGCGCCCGTTTTACACCGGAAACCCATGGTTTTTGCCCGCGACCGTTGCATGGTACCGCAGACAGGACCGGATTGAGAGCGAACGTGCTGCCGCATCATCGTGA
- a CDS encoding polyamine ABC transporter substrate-binding protein, giving the protein MKRTLGLTLAAALLSSTAYAQEKTVTVASWGGSYQEAQSKALFEPAAANTGIVVKQETYGGMSDVRLQVSSGAVSLDIVASGSGSAARAAAEGLLEKLDYSVIDVSTFYEGLYTDYCVGGDVFSTVYAWNTATYGDDGPQSWADFWDVDKFPGKRAYRNRVAGALEPAMMALGVAPEDVYAELDSEEGIERALDKIRELKPEIDVFWSSGAQQAQLMKDGEVDMSTGWNGRFDNAAKDGAQVKYSFNQALLDYDCFAIPLGAPNKDVAMEFLAEISKPEYQDDLPTYITYGPTNKAAYDTGVITAEMAAGLPSSPENAAMQLPVSLEWYAKWETIADEMYQEMLTE; this is encoded by the coding sequence ATGAAAAGAACACTTGGTTTAACACTGGCAGCGGCGCTGCTGAGTTCGACGGCCTATGCACAAGAAAAGACCGTCACGGTCGCGTCATGGGGCGGATCATATCAGGAGGCGCAAAGCAAAGCGCTCTTTGAACCGGCGGCAGCCAATACGGGTATCGTCGTAAAACAGGAAACCTATGGAGGGATGTCTGACGTCCGCCTGCAGGTCTCGTCTGGTGCCGTGTCCCTAGATATTGTGGCCAGCGGGTCCGGGTCTGCGGCGCGCGCTGCTGCGGAGGGGCTTTTGGAAAAGCTGGATTACAGCGTCATTGATGTCTCAACTTTCTACGAGGGCCTTTACACGGATTACTGCGTTGGCGGTGACGTGTTTTCTACTGTCTACGCTTGGAACACGGCAACCTACGGCGATGACGGCCCGCAAAGCTGGGCTGATTTCTGGGATGTTGATAAATTCCCCGGAAAGCGCGCCTATCGCAACCGGGTGGCAGGGGCGCTTGAGCCTGCCATGATGGCGCTGGGCGTGGCACCTGAGGATGTGTATGCCGAGCTCGATTCCGAAGAAGGGATCGAACGCGCATTGGACAAGATCCGCGAGCTGAAACCCGAAATTGACGTGTTCTGGTCGTCCGGCGCACAACAGGCGCAGCTTATGAAAGACGGTGAGGTCGACATGAGCACCGGCTGGAACGGGCGTTTTGACAATGCGGCAAAAGACGGCGCGCAGGTCAAGTACAGCTTCAATCAGGCGCTGTTGGATTACGATTGTTTTGCGATCCCGCTTGGTGCGCCCAACAAGGATGTGGCGATGGAATTCCTCGCCGAGATATCAAAGCCCGAATACCAGGACGACCTGCCCACTTACATCACTTACGGCCCAACCAACAAAGCCGCCTATGACACCGGTGTGATCACGGCGGAAATGGCGGCAGGCCTGCCATCCTCGCCCGAAAACGCCGCGATGCAGCTGCCGGTTTCGTTGGAATGGTACGCAAAGTGGGAAACCATCGCGGATGAGATGTATCAGGAAATGCTGACTGAGTGA
- a CDS encoding ABC transporter ATP-binding protein, translating to MTNALPITVRNVTKSYGSVYALDDVSLDVKSGEFLTLLGPSGSGKTTLLMVLAGFTRPDSGSLKFGDEEVIRTAPHLRGVGMVFQNYALFPHMTVAGNVGYPLKLRKTPATEIVRRVEEALETVQLGGFGERRIDQLSGGQKQRVALARSIVFEPRILLMDEPLSALDKKLRDQMQIELRSLHEKLGMTTVYVTHDQREALTMSDRIAVVNHGKIMQLATPRQLYDFPANRFVADFIGDSTFLPVDRRGDQITCAGMALKYAGDVPPAGPLLLMIRPERLRLGAASGTANVFQATVSNVVYQGDSYLMYARLSDGTEISLRGGIRGDIVAHLPSVGDPVALSLEAADTVLISADD from the coding sequence TTGACCAACGCACTGCCCATCACGGTCCGGAATGTGACCAAAAGTTACGGATCGGTGTATGCGTTGGACGACGTATCGCTCGATGTCAAAAGCGGCGAATTCCTGACCCTGCTGGGACCATCTGGTTCCGGGAAAACCACGCTGTTGATGGTTCTGGCTGGGTTTACACGTCCTGACAGCGGCAGTCTGAAATTCGGGGACGAAGAGGTCATCCGCACCGCCCCGCATCTGCGTGGTGTGGGAATGGTATTTCAGAACTACGCGCTGTTTCCGCATATGACCGTGGCCGGGAATGTGGGCTATCCGCTCAAGTTGCGCAAAACACCGGCGACTGAAATCGTGCGGCGCGTCGAAGAGGCCTTGGAGACGGTGCAATTGGGCGGCTTCGGTGAGCGTCGGATCGACCAACTTTCGGGCGGGCAAAAACAGCGCGTCGCACTGGCGCGTTCAATCGTGTTTGAGCCGCGCATCCTGTTGATGGACGAACCCCTGTCTGCGCTGGATAAAAAGCTGCGCGATCAGATGCAGATCGAATTGCGCAGCCTGCACGAAAAGCTGGGCATGACGACGGTCTATGTGACCCATGATCAGCGGGAAGCGCTGACGATGTCGGACCGTATCGCAGTCGTCAACCATGGCAAGATCATGCAACTGGCCACGCCAAGACAGCTCTATGATTTTCCGGCGAACCGGTTTGTCGCCGATTTCATTGGCGATTCCACCTTTTTGCCGGTGGACCGGCGGGGCGATCAGATCACTTGTGCCGGTATGGCGCTGAAATACGCGGGCGACGTACCACCAGCCGGGCCGCTGCTGTTGATGATCCGCCCGGAACGGCTGCGCCTTGGTGCGGCGTCCGGGACCGCGAATGTCTTTCAGGCCACTGTGTCCAATGTCGTCTACCAAGGCGACAGCTATCTGATGTATGCAAGGCTTTCTGACGGCACCGAGATAAGCCTGCGGGGCGGCATTCGCGGGGATATCGTTGCGCATCTGCCCAGCGTTGGTGATCCGGTCGCCCTGTCGCTTGAGGCGGCCGATACTGTGTTGATCAGCGCCGATGACTGA